DNA from Dokdonella koreensis DS-123:
CATCGACGGCCGCGTGGCCGCCGCCAATCTCGCCGCGGCGCTGTTCCTGCTCAATCCCGGCACGGCCGCCTACGCGCACTGGCTGTGGCCGGAGGTCGTGCACCTGTTCCTGGTGCTGGCCGTGCTGCGCCTGCTGGCGAGCGACGCATTGGTTCCGGCACGCGCCGCGCTGGCCGGCGTCTGCACCGGCCTGGCCCTGCTCGCCAAGAGCCTGCTGGCCGCGTTCTGGCCGGTGCTGCTGCTGGCCTTCGTCGGTCGCGGCCAGGCGCGCGCGCGGCTGCTCGCGATCGCCGCGTTTCTCGCCGGCGCCGGCCTGGTCACCGCACCGGCGCTGCTCCAGGGCTGGCGCGACTACGGCACGCCGATGATCGCCGACAGCTCGGTCTACAACCTGTGGATCGGGCTGACCGATCGCTGGCGCAGCGACTACGTCGAGGACATGGGCGGCCTCACGCTGCCCGCGTTCATGGCAGCCGGCGACACGCCGCAGGCGCGCAACGCCGCCACCCGCGAGAAGATCGACGCGCTGGTCGCCGAACGCGGCCTGCTGCGGATCGCGGCCGACCAGCTCGGCCGCCAGTATTTCCGGCTGTTCAACGCCAAGACGCCGCTGGTCTCGCAGCTGCCGGGGCCGGCCTGCGCCGGTCACCTGGCGGCCTACCGCACGGCACCGTGGCTGACCGGCACGCTGACCGCGGCCAATGCGCTGTTCCACACGCTGATCCTCGCCGGCGGCGCCTTCGGCCTGGTCGCGTGGCGGCGGCGTCCGGACCGGATCGCGCTGCTGCTGGTGCTGTTCGCCGGGTACCAGCTCGCCTTGATGCTGCCGCTGCACGTCAAGGCGCGCTTCCTGTTTCCGCTGCTGCCGATCGCCTGCGGCCTGGCGGCCAGCTGGCTGGTCTCGCTGGCGCGCCGGCGCGCGGCCGCGGCCGGCGCGGGTCCGATCGCGTTCACGCCGCTGCGGCTGGCGGCCGGCGCCGTGCTGGCCGCGCTGGTGCTGGCGCTGGCGTGGCTGGGACCGGTGCTGGACCGGACATGCCCGCCGTGATCGTGCTTCTTCGCTGATCTGCGGGAATCGATCGGCCCGTCGCTCTCCCTCTGGTCGTTGTTGCCGTTGCCGTGCTCTCGCCCTTGCTGTTGGCGCCTGAAGCGAGCCGAGCATCGCAGGTCGGCCAGGCCGCAGAGCTGCCCCGTGTCTGAGCGAAGCGAGTTGGGGCAGCGTGCCTGGCTGGCCGAGAAGCGCAGGGGACCGGCGCGGCGCAGCCGCGGCGGCTCGCGCCGGCGACCACGGTTTTGGTTACTTTTGCCAAGACAAAGAATTTCCAGGAGAAATTCTTGTCGTCGCGTAGCGACGGCCCGGAGGGCGGCCGCCAGGGATGGCGGGCCGCAAAAGTGACCCGCGCGCGCAGCGTGCGGAAGCCGTTGCTCTGATCTTCTGCTGTGGTTTTCCGATGAGGATCGCTGGCACAGAGAAAAGCCAGATCAACATCAAGAGCTTTCGTCCGCTGCGCGGCCGAGTCCCTTTTGCGGCAGCCATCCCTGGCCGCCGCCCTCCGGGCCATCGCTGCGCGATGTCAAAAATGTCTCCCGGACATTTTTTGATGGGCCAAAAGGAACCAAAAGCCCTCTGCCCGGCGCAAGCCGATCCGGCTGCGCCGGACCGGTTCCCTGCGCTTCTCGGACGAGGAGGCACGGCGCCCCAACTCGCTTCGCTCAGACACGGGGCGCCTCTGCGGCCTCCTCGCCCTGCGATGCTCGGCTTGCTTCAGGGCGAAAAAAGCAAAAGCCACAGCCACAGCAACAGCCGAAGCCGAAGCCAGAGCCGGAGCTGATCCGAAGCCCAAGGATCCTGCAGATGGGCGAACCCCCTCCCTTTTTCGGTATCCTGCGCGGCCTGACCTCACCGGTTCGCGCATGCGCCAACACGTCATCGAGCTGATCCTGTTCAGCACCTACGCGGAACTGCGCGCCGAACGCGCCCGCAACTACCTCGGCATCATCTGGTGGCTGCTGGAGCCGGCGATGATGATGGGCGCGTTCTGGCTGGTCTTCGACGTGATCCTGAAGACCGGCGGCCCGGACAACCTGGCGTTCCTGCTGACCGGCCTGACGATGTGGCAGTGGATGAAGTCGTGCATCACGCACGGCGGCTACGCGATCTGGTCCAACCTCGGCCTGATCCGCCAGGCACGCCTGCCGCTGATCGTGTTCCCGCTGGTGCAGATGCTGGCCGACACGGTCAAGTTCTTCTTCATCTTCGCGCTGCTGGCGGTGATCCTCTGGCTGCTCGGCCATCCGCCGACGGTCGCCTGGCTGGCGCTGCCGGTGATCTTCGTGGCGATCTTCCTGTTCGCCGCCGGCGGCGGCTTCATCCTGGCGGCGGTGGTACCGTTCGTGCCGGACGTGCGCTTCGTGATCGAGCAGGTGCTGACCGTGGTGATGTTCCTGTCCGGCGTGGTGTTCGCGCTGACCAACATGCCCGAGAAGGTGCATGCGGTCATGCAGTGGAATCCGGTGGCCGGCCTGGTCGACGCCACCCGCGGCGTGGTGATGTACGGACGCTGGCCCGACTGGGGCGCGCTGGCCAAGGTGGCCGGCGTCTCCGCCGCCGTCTGCGCGCTCGGCATCACGATGATCGTGCGCCTGACGCCGCGCTATCCGAAGCTGGCGGCCTGACATGTCCGACGAAGTCCTGATCGAGCTGGAGAACGTCGGCGTCGCCTTCAACGCCACCCGCAGCATGCGCGGCGGCCGCTACTGGGCGCTGGAGGACGTCAGCCTGCGCCTCAAGCGCGGCGAGCGGCTCGGCGTGATCGGCCGCAACGGCGCCGGCAAGAGCACGCTGCTGCGCGTGCTGGCCGGCATCCTGGAACCGGATCGCGGCCGCGTGCGGCGCGGCCCGGTCTCCTGCCAGCTGCTGTCGCTGGCGCTCGGTTTCATGCCGTACCTGACCGGCCGCGACAACGCCGTGCTGTCGGGCCTGATGCTCGGCCTGCGCCAGCGCGAGATCATCGCCCGCCTGCCGGCCATCCGCGAATTCTCCGAGCTCGGCGATTTCTTCGACGAGCCGATCTCCAGCTATTCCAGCGGCATGGTGATGCGCCTGGCGTTCTCGGTCGCGATCCAGGTCGAACCGGACGTGATGCTGATCGACGAGGTGCTGGCCGTGGGCGATGCCGAGTTCCAGCAGAAATCCGGCGCCGCGCTGCGCGAGCGCATGCGCCAGGGCCACACTGTCGTGCTGGTCAGCCATTCGGAGCCGGAAGTAGCCAAGCTGTGCGACCGGCTGCTGTGGATCGAGCACGGCCGCAGCGTGATGGAAGGCGACCGCGACAGCGTGTTCGAGGCCTACCACCAGCAGCTGCACCTGACCGGGGCGGCCGCGTGAACGCGGAAGCCGCCACACGCCTGGCCGGCGCCGCGCGCCGCCGCGGGCTCTCGCCGCGGCAGCTGCTGGTGCTGGCGATGCACCAGATCGAGACCGGTACCGCGCCGGCGGCCGCCGCGCCGGTCGAGGCGGCCGATCTGCTGCTGACGCCACCGGCGCGCTACGCGCGCGACGACCTGGCGCGTCTCCTGGCCCGGCTCTGGCCGGACACGCGCACGGAGCCGTGAGGTGCGCGGCGCGACGCTGATCGTCCTGGCCTGGAACCAGTGGCCGCTGACCCGGCAGTGCCTGGACTCGCTGCTGGCCAGCGCACCGGCCGATGCCGACCTGCTCGTCGTCGACAACGGATCGACCGACGAGACGCCGACCGCGATCGCCGCCTACGGCGACCGGTTGCGCTACCTGCGCCTGCCGGAGAACCTCGGCTTCGTGCGCGGCATGAATGCCGGCATCGCCGCGGCGCCGCCCGACAACGACGTCGTGCTGCTCAACAACGACCTGATCTTCACCCAGGCCGACTGGCTCGACCGCCTGCGCGATGCCGCCTATGCGGCACCCGAGCACGGCATCGTCGGCTGCCGCCTGCTGGGTGGCGAGGGCGAGCCGCGGCTGTTCCACACCGGCGGCTTCATCGAGCCGGAAGACCTGTGGGGCCAGCAGAGCGAGTCGGGCCTGCAGGAGATCGACATCGGCCAGTACGGCCGGACGCGTCGCGTGCAGGCGGTGGCCTTCGCGCTGGCCTACCTCCGGCGCGACTGCATCGATCGCATCGGCGTGCTCGACGAGGCCTTCCACAGCTACTACGAGGACACCGACTACTGCCTGCGCGCGGCCGATGCCGGTATCGCCAGCGTGGTCGCCGGCGCGGTGACGCTGCACCACGTCCAGCACGGCTCCACCCAGGACGACGGCGGCTTCCGCCAGCGCCTGTGGCAGGACAGCCGGCGCAGCTTCGCCGCGCGCTGGCAGCAGCGCCTGCGCGCGGGCTACCGCGGCACGGTGCTCTGGCAGGGCACCACCGCCACGCCGCAGGCCCATGCGCACCTGGCGCGCAAGCTGGTCTGGCGGCTCGACGCCCGCGGCCTGCGCATGGCCTATGCGCCGGTGCGGCGCGAGGTGCTCGATGCCCAGGACTTCCGCCTGGAACTGGCCGCCCGGCGCAGCCTGCCGGCGCGTCCCGAGGCGGCGCTGTACTGCGCCGCCGAACCGCCCGACAGCGCAATCGTCGGGCGGCGCCGGCTGGCGCTCGCCTTCGGCGACTGGGACCGCGTGCCGGCGGCCTGGGCCGAGCGCTACGCGCAGTGCTACCGGCTGCTGGTGCCGGACCGGTTCCAGGCACAGGCCTTCACCAGCGCCGGCTATCGGCGGCCGATCGACGTGGTGCCGCTGGGCGTGGATCGCGCGTACTTCCATCCGCAGGCCCGGGCACTGGCCCGGGCGCCGGACCGGACCGTGTTCCTGGCCGTCGTCGAGCGCTTGCGCCGTGACGCTCCGGAGCGTCTCGTCGCGGCGTTCCGCGCGGCGTTCCACGCCGACGATCCGGTCGAGCTGCTGGTCTACATCCGCCCGGGCGACGACGAGCTGGCGATCCGCGAGGCCGTCGAGCGCCTGTCCGCCGGTGCCGACGCGCCGCGCATCACGGCGCTATCGGGCTGGTCGTTCCCGGCCCAGCAGCGCGCCGCGCTGATCGCCGCGGCGGACGTCGTCGTCAGCGCACGCCGCGGCGCCGGCTGGGATCCGCTGGCGCGCGAGGCGATCGCCTGCGGCCGGCCGCTGATCGCACCGGCCTACGGCAGCCAGCAGGACCTGGTGGAGACCTACGGCCATGCGGTCGAGTACCGGATGGTCGCCGACCCGGCCGAGCGCGGCGCCTTGTGGGCCGACGTCGACGGCGAGGCCTTGACGGCGCGCCTGCGCGAGGCCTTCGCGCAGCGCGAGGCCTGGCGCACGGCGGCCCTGGCGCAGGCGGACGGTTTCGCCGCCGCGCACGACCTGGACGCCAGTGCCGACCGGCTGCACGAGCAGATCACCCGCGACGGCACGTTCACCGCGCCGCAGCCGGCGCCGCCGGTCTTCGGACCGGTCGACCTGGCACGGCCGGCCGGCGGCCAGCTGGTGGTGCTCGGCATGCACCGCTCCGGCACCTCCAGCGTCGGTGGCCTGCTGGCCACCCTCGGCGTCTGGCCGGGACCGGACGAGCGCCTGCTGCGCGGGCC
Protein-coding regions in this window:
- a CDS encoding ABC transporter permease, coding for MRQHVIELILFSTYAELRAERARNYLGIIWWLLEPAMMMGAFWLVFDVILKTGGPDNLAFLLTGLTMWQWMKSCITHGGYAIWSNLGLIRQARLPLIVFPLVQMLADTVKFFFIFALLAVILWLLGHPPTVAWLALPVIFVAIFLFAAGGGFILAAVVPFVPDVRFVIEQVLTVVMFLSGVVFALTNMPEKVHAVMQWNPVAGLVDATRGVVMYGRWPDWGALAKVAGVSAAVCALGITMIVRLTPRYPKLAA
- a CDS encoding glycosyltransferase, translated to MRGATLIVLAWNQWPLTRQCLDSLLASAPADADLLVVDNGSTDETPTAIAAYGDRLRYLRLPENLGFVRGMNAGIAAAPPDNDVVLLNNDLIFTQADWLDRLRDAAYAAPEHGIVGCRLLGGEGEPRLFHTGGFIEPEDLWGQQSESGLQEIDIGQYGRTRRVQAVAFALAYLRRDCIDRIGVLDEAFHSYYEDTDYCLRAADAGIASVVAGAVTLHHVQHGSTQDDGGFRQRLWQDSRRSFAARWQQRLRAGYRGTVLWQGTTATPQAHAHLARKLVWRLDARGLRMAYAPVRREVLDAQDFRLELAARRSLPARPEAALYCAAEPPDSAIVGRRRLALAFGDWDRVPAAWAERYAQCYRLLVPDRFQAQAFTSAGYRRPIDVVPLGVDRAYFHPQARALARAPDRTVFLAVVERLRRDAPERLVAAFRAAFHADDPVELLVYIRPGDDELAIREAVERLSAGADAPRITALSGWSFPAQQRAALIAAADVVVSARRGAGWDPLAREAIACGRPLIAPAYGSQQDLVETYGHAVEYRMVADPAERGALWADVDGEALTARLREAFAQREAWRTAALAQADGFAAAHDLDASADRLHEQITRDGTFTAPQPAPPVFGPVDLARPAGGQLVVLGMHRSGTSSVGGLLATLGVWPGPDERLLRGPDNPKGHYEHADLHMACVRRLAAAGGDWQRPPVTAPAAAIDAFRREAAAVLDTLEPRRPWFIKEPRLCLLARELLPLLTRPVFIHVVRDPVEVAESLARRDGMPRHQALALWERYTVEAFNASLGQPRVLVDYAALVDTPLATAQALHHELVALGVAGLAAPQAERVADWIEPGLRHGRSHPGALDVLTPDQRALQAAIADGSILAERTARPLPTDRDGLSTRRAG
- a CDS encoding ABC transporter ATP-binding protein, with the protein product MSDEVLIELENVGVAFNATRSMRGGRYWALEDVSLRLKRGERLGVIGRNGAGKSTLLRVLAGILEPDRGRVRRGPVSCQLLSLALGFMPYLTGRDNAVLSGLMLGLRQREIIARLPAIREFSELGDFFDEPISSYSSGMVMRLAFSVAIQVEPDVMLIDEVLAVGDAEFQQKSGAALRERMRQGHTVVLVSHSEPEVAKLCDRLLWIEHGRSVMEGDRDSVFEAYHQQLHLTGAAA